One genomic region from Terriglobales bacterium encodes:
- a CDS encoding CusA/CzcA family heavy metal efflux RND transporter has translation MINWLIEASLRNRLLVILAYAALAVWGYWALLRTPIDAIPDLSENQVIVFTDWPGRSPQEVEDQITYPLTVNLQGLAGVRTVRSSSAFGFSMINIIFRDDVDVYFARTRVLERLNLAAGFLPQGVVPTLGPDATGVGQVFWYTVEGPYDLGTLRSIQDWFVRYQLNAVPGVAEVASVGGFVRQYQIDVDPIRLRAYNVPISTLFEAVQRSNNNVGAKVVESNDMELVVRGLGLIRSTDDIENIVVASANGTPVYVRNLASVQLGPEFRRGVLDKGGREAVGGVVVIRYGANAQEAIDAVKQKIRAIEPGLPEGVRIVPFYDRSSLIRRTVDTLRWALIEEIILVTLAHVVFLWHFRSILIVTLPLPLAVLTSFLLMHYVGISSNIMSLGGIAIAIGVLVDAGIVMTENVIRHAQRFSEEHGDYVPHIMEITLAAARLVGRPIFFSMAIIILAFVPVFALTGMEGKMFHPLAFTKTFAMVGSTILAVTLVPVLCTLLIRGRLHPEEQNPVMHRLQAVYRPVLRWALTHRLATLAVAAAIFASALLATTSIGSEFMPPLDEESALFMPIADPGISLTKAAEILRQQTRIISEDPAVEMAVGKIGRAETSTDPAPINMTETIVTLKPKDQWPAGTTKDDILRRLDERTRMPGVTNIWTQPIRNRIDMLSTGIRTQVGVKVFGADLETIERTSREIEAALRTVRGAVDLYAERITGAPYLEIEIDRQAAARYGINVGDVQDVIETAIGGKNLTVTIEGRQRFPVRVRYARDFREDIEELRSVLVSARMGTQIPLGQLARIRTVMGPSMISSENGLLRGSVLLNVRGRDVGTFVEEARRVVAERVKLPPGYFIEWSGQYENQLRARRRLQLVIPGVLLVISVLLYMIYRSWKEALHVMLAVPFALSGGVFLVKLLGYNFSVAVWVGFIALFGTAVQTGVVMVIYLEEAVKRRIAAQGALTREALHESVMEGALLRLRPKVMTVATVVAGLLPILWSTRTGAEVMKPLAAPVLGGMVSSLLHVLIVTPVIFTWLRERELAAPSGPPRTQPSESAGLPPMVTG, from the coding sequence ATGATCAACTGGCTGATTGAAGCTTCCCTGCGCAACCGCCTGCTGGTGATCCTGGCCTACGCTGCGCTCGCGGTCTGGGGCTACTGGGCCCTGCTTCGCACGCCCATCGATGCCATTCCAGACCTGAGTGAAAACCAGGTGATTGTGTTCACCGATTGGCCCGGCCGCAGCCCGCAGGAGGTCGAGGACCAGATCACCTACCCGCTCACCGTCAACCTGCAGGGGCTGGCGGGTGTGCGCACCGTGCGCTCCTCCTCCGCCTTCGGCTTTTCCATGATCAACATCATCTTCCGCGATGACGTGGACGTGTACTTCGCCCGCACGCGCGTCCTCGAGCGCCTGAACCTCGCCGCCGGCTTCCTGCCCCAGGGCGTGGTGCCGACACTCGGCCCGGACGCCACCGGTGTCGGCCAGGTGTTCTGGTACACCGTCGAAGGACCCTACGACCTTGGCACGCTCCGTTCCATTCAGGATTGGTTCGTGCGTTACCAGCTCAACGCCGTGCCCGGCGTGGCGGAAGTGGCCTCGGTCGGCGGCTTCGTGCGCCAGTACCAGATCGACGTCGATCCCATCCGCTTGCGCGCCTACAACGTCCCCATCAGCACTCTCTTCGAGGCCGTCCAGCGCAGCAACAACAACGTCGGCGCCAAGGTAGTGGAGTCGAACGACATGGAGCTGGTCGTCCGCGGCCTGGGCCTGATCCGCTCCACCGACGATATCGAGAACATCGTCGTGGCCTCAGCCAACGGCACTCCTGTTTACGTGCGCAACCTGGCCTCTGTTCAGCTCGGCCCGGAGTTCCGCCGCGGCGTGCTCGATAAAGGCGGCCGGGAAGCGGTCGGCGGCGTGGTCGTCATTCGCTACGGCGCCAACGCCCAGGAGGCGATCGACGCAGTAAAGCAGAAGATCCGCGCCATCGAGCCCGGCTTGCCCGAAGGCGTGCGCATCGTGCCCTTTTATGACCGCAGCAGCCTCATCCGGCGCACCGTGGATACGCTGCGTTGGGCGCTCATCGAGGAGATCATCCTCGTCACCCTCGCGCACGTGGTTTTCCTCTGGCATTTCCGCAGCATCCTCATCGTCACCCTGCCGCTGCCGCTGGCCGTGCTGACTTCGTTCCTGCTGATGCACTACGTCGGTATCTCTTCGAACATCATGTCGCTGGGCGGCATCGCTATCGCCATCGGCGTGCTCGTGGACGCCGGCATCGTCATGACCGAGAACGTCATCCGCCACGCCCAACGCTTCTCTGAAGAACATGGTGACTACGTCCCGCACATCATGGAGATTACGCTCGCTGCCGCCAGGCTCGTGGGCCGCCCCATCTTCTTCTCCATGGCCATCATCATCCTGGCCTTCGTGCCCGTCTTCGCCCTCACCGGCATGGAAGGCAAGATGTTCCATCCCCTGGCCTTCACCAAGACTTTCGCCATGGTGGGCTCCACCATCCTGGCGGTCACGCTGGTGCCGGTGTTGTGCACGCTTCTCATCCGCGGCCGCCTGCACCCCGAGGAGCAGAACCCTGTGATGCACCGGCTCCAGGCGGTGTACCGCCCCGTGCTGCGCTGGGCATTGACGCATCGCCTGGCCACGCTTGCCGTCGCCGCCGCCATCTTCGCCTCTGCCTTGCTGGCCACCACCTCCATCGGCTCCGAGTTCATGCCGCCGCTCGACGAGGAGAGCGCCTTGTTCATGCCCATCGCCGATCCCGGCATCTCTCTCACCAAGGCCGCCGAAATCCTGCGCCAGCAGACGCGCATCATCTCCGAAGATCCTGCCGTCGAGATGGCCGTCGGAAAGATCGGCCGCGCCGAGACGTCCACCGATCCCGCTCCCATCAACATGACCGAAACCATCGTCACGCTGAAGCCCAAAGACCAGTGGCCGGCGGGCACGACCAAGGATGACATCCTGCGCCGCCTGGACGAGAGGACCCGCATGCCGGGCGTTACCAATATCTGGACCCAGCCCATTCGCAACCGCATCGACATGCTCTCCACCGGCATTCGCACCCAGGTAGGCGTCAAGGTGTTCGGCGCCGACCTGGAGACCATTGAGCGCACCTCGCGCGAGATCGAGGCGGCGTTGCGCACCGTTCGTGGCGCCGTCGACCTGTACGCCGAGCGCATCACCGGCGCGCCCTATCTGGAGATCGAGATCGACCGCCAGGCCGCCGCCCGTTACGGCATCAACGTGGGCGACGTGCAGGACGTCATCGAGACCGCCATCGGCGGCAAGAACCTCACCGTCACCATCGAGGGCCGCCAGCGCTTCCCCGTGCGGGTACGTTATGCACGCGATTTCCGTGAAGACATCGAGGAGCTGCGCAGCGTCCTAGTCTCCGCCCGCATGGGCACGCAGATCCCGCTGGGGCAACTGGCGCGGATCCGCACCGTCATGGGCCCATCCATGATCTCCAGCGAGAACGGCCTGCTGCGCGGTTCCGTTCTGCTCAACGTCCGTGGTCGCGACGTGGGCACGTTCGTCGAGGAGGCGCGTCGCGTCGTGGCCGAAAGAGTCAAGCTGCCTCCCGGCTACTTCATCGAGTGGAGCGGCCAGTATGAGAACCAGTTGCGCGCCCGCCGCCGCCTGCAGCTCGTCATCCCCGGCGTGCTGCTGGTCATCTCCGTTCTGCTCTACATGATCTACCGCTCCTGGAAGGAAGCTCTGCACGTCATGCTGGCCGTGCCCTTTGCCCTGAGCGGCGGCGTCTTCCTGGTGAAGCTGCTGGGCTACAACTTCTCCGTCGCCGTCTGGGTGGGCTTCATCGCCCTGTTCGGCACCGCCGTGCAGACGGGCGTGGTCATGGTCATCTACCTCGAGGAGGCCGTGAAGCGCCGCATCGCCGCCCAGGGCGCCTTGACCCGCGAGGCCTTGCACGAAAGCGTGATGGAAGGCGCCTTGCTGCGGCTGCGTCCCAAAGTGATGACCGTCGCTACCGTCGTCGCCGGCCTGCTGCCCATTCTGTGGTCCACGCGCACCGGCGCCGAAGTCATGAAGCCGCTGGCTGCACCCGTCCTCGGCGGCATGGTGAGTTCGCTCCTGCACGTGCTCATCGTCACCCCGGTCATCTTCACCTGGCTGCGCGAACGCGAACTCGCCGCGCCCTCCGGGCCGCCTCGGACTCAGCCGTCGGAGAGCGCTGGCCTGCCGCCCATGGTGACGGGTTAA
- a CDS encoding ABC transporter ATP-binding protein has product MAPIIQAEQVTKVYRVGKVEVPALTGISLSIQKGEFVSIVGPSGSGKSTLFYILGGLTRATSGRVLIDGDDFSRLSDAELTQARKHKIGFVFQKFNLLPTLDARSNITIAQDIAGRTNGSADREHFDRVVKMLGVEGRMQHRPSELSGGEQQRIALARALINKPAIVLADEPTGNLDSRNSDIVLKLLRQSNQELGQTVLMITHNPEAATIGDRILHMRDGHLVTPDEDPQWTHH; this is encoded by the coding sequence ATGGCGCCCATCATCCAGGCCGAGCAGGTAACCAAGGTCTATCGCGTAGGCAAGGTGGAGGTCCCGGCGCTCACCGGCATCTCCCTCAGCATCCAGAAAGGGGAGTTTGTCAGCATCGTAGGACCGTCGGGCAGCGGCAAATCCACGCTGTTCTATATCCTCGGCGGACTCACGCGGGCCACCTCCGGCCGGGTCCTGATCGACGGCGACGACTTCAGCCGGCTTTCCGACGCCGAGCTCACGCAGGCGCGCAAGCACAAGATCGGCTTTGTCTTCCAGAAGTTCAACCTGCTGCCCACGCTGGACGCGCGCTCGAACATCACTATCGCGCAGGATATCGCCGGACGCACCAACGGCTCGGCCGACCGGGAGCATTTCGATAGAGTGGTGAAGATGCTGGGCGTGGAGGGCCGCATGCAGCACCGGCCTTCAGAACTGAGCGGCGGCGAGCAGCAGCGCATCGCGCTGGCCCGCGCGCTCATCAACAAGCCGGCCATCGTGCTGGCCGACGAGCCCACCGGCAACCTCGACTCCCGCAACTCCGATATCGTCCTCAAGCTGCTGCGGCAGTCCAACCAGGAGCTGGGCCAGACGGTGCTGATGATCACCCACAACCCGGAAGCCGCCACCATCGGCGACCGCATCCTGCACATGCGCGACGGCCACCTCGTCACCCCGGACGAGGATCCGCAGTGGACCCACCACTAG
- a CDS encoding efflux RND transporter periplasmic adaptor subunit has protein sequence MTARETRFLFAGTVLGGVLAAGAFLALWRDSTTPAPAEPAPTGSMSAHGAHAAETAATANAPAAKNEKPAPGPVGMLELTPEELASIGVETVEVRRRILEQAVTAVGRIEEAETRLATISARVGGRIDKLHLDFTGESVRRGQPIAEIYSPEVVSSAEEYRLALENLERMGAAAPQAVEQARELVAASRRRLELWGLTPEQIRSIEKSEQPSLHITLHAPVSGIVTERRVTEGQYVREGDVLYTLSDLSTVWVKADVYEADMPRVRPGQAAEITSEALPGETLRGRVGFVEPMVNPQTRTVAVRIEVRNPALRLRPGMYVMAMLRGAAARSVLAVPRSAVLDTGMRKVAYVAKGEGVFEGRQLELGPAAGDYFPVLAGLNEGERVVARGGFLIDSQTRLAGGLSGMFGGSKEFQPPAKGEAKAWKITFQVDPSPPRGSQENTVRVQVLDAAGKPATDASVRVEFWMPAMPEMGMGEMRAGADLKWDGSAYSGSIRLPSAGSWNVTVQARRGTERLAAYRTRVDAI, from the coding sequence ATGACTGCGCGTGAAACGAGATTCCTGTTTGCCGGAACGGTGCTGGGCGGCGTCTTGGCTGCCGGAGCCTTTCTGGCCTTGTGGCGCGATTCGACAACGCCCGCTCCGGCTGAACCGGCGCCAACCGGCTCCATGTCCGCGCACGGCGCGCATGCGGCCGAAACTGCCGCCACCGCGAACGCTCCCGCTGCGAAGAATGAAAAGCCAGCGCCCGGTCCGGTCGGCATGCTTGAGCTGACTCCGGAAGAGCTCGCCTCGATTGGCGTGGAAACGGTCGAGGTGCGCCGGCGCATCCTCGAGCAGGCCGTGACCGCCGTCGGCCGCATCGAGGAGGCCGAGACTCGTTTGGCCACCATCAGCGCGCGCGTCGGCGGCCGCATCGACAAGCTGCACCTGGACTTCACCGGCGAGAGTGTCCGCCGCGGCCAGCCGATCGCCGAGATCTACAGCCCCGAAGTCGTCTCCAGCGCCGAGGAGTACAGGCTGGCCCTCGAGAACCTGGAGCGGATGGGCGCGGCCGCACCGCAGGCCGTTGAGCAAGCGCGGGAGCTCGTTGCTGCCAGCCGGCGACGCCTCGAGCTCTGGGGTCTGACGCCAGAGCAGATCCGCTCCATCGAAAAATCGGAGCAGCCCTCCCTCCACATCACGCTCCATGCGCCCGTCAGCGGCATTGTGACCGAGCGGCGCGTCACCGAAGGCCAGTATGTCCGCGAGGGCGACGTGCTCTACACGCTCAGCGATCTCAGCACAGTGTGGGTCAAGGCCGATGTCTACGAGGCCGACATGCCGCGCGTTCGCCCGGGACAGGCGGCGGAGATCACCTCCGAGGCCCTTCCCGGCGAAACGCTTCGCGGCCGCGTCGGTTTTGTCGAGCCCATGGTGAACCCGCAGACGCGCACCGTGGCGGTGCGCATCGAGGTACGCAACCCGGCGCTGCGACTGCGTCCCGGCATGTACGTCATGGCCATGCTGCGCGGGGCGGCCGCCCGCAGCGTGCTTGCCGTGCCGCGCTCGGCCGTGCTCGATACCGGCATGCGCAAGGTCGCCTACGTGGCCAAGGGCGAAGGTGTCTTCGAAGGCCGCCAGCTCGAACTGGGCCCCGCGGCCGGCGACTACTTCCCCGTGCTTGCCGGCCTGAATGAGGGCGAGCGTGTCGTGGCCCGCGGCGGCTTCCTCATTGATTCCCAGACCCGCCTCGCCGGAGGCTTGTCGGGGATGTTCGGGGGCTCCAAGGAGTTCCAGCCCCCGGCCAAGGGAGAAGCCAAGGCCTGGAAGATCACTTTCCAGGTGGACCCTTCTCCTCCCCGCGGCTCCCAGGAAAACACGGTTCGGGTGCAGGTGCTTGACGCCGCCGGCAAGCCTGCAACGGACGCATCCGTACGCGTCGAGTTCTGGATGCCTGCCATGCCCGAGATGGGCATGGGCGAGATGCGTGCCGGAGCCGACCTGAAGTGGGATGGCTCCGCCTACTCGGGCAGCATCCGCTTGCCGTCGGCCGGTTCCTGGAACGTGACCGTCCAGGCCCGGCGCGGCACCGAGCGCCTGGCCGCCTACCGCACACGCGTGGACGCTATCTAA
- a CDS encoding tryptophan 2,3-dioxygenase family protein produces the protein MAQPSKPTDAEDLRKPILPGQGASDYERYLRTDELLALQKPASDMLHPDELTFQVTHQSSELLLKAVAWEMERARQALAQGDYGNAARLMRRANFILDFPVGQLHILETITPYEYQVIRAGLGHGSGLDSPGFSALLHIGPRLGEAFFAELDRLGLSVEQLYKRHAEFFGLHEVAECMLDFDERVQLFRYHHLKLAQRIIGGGVIGTMGTPVEVLRQRMEHIFFKPLWDVRNEITARVNAERQKETSGHGEAPRY, from the coding sequence ATGGCCCAGCCTTCCAAGCCCACCGACGCCGAGGACCTGCGCAAGCCCATCCTGCCCGGCCAAGGCGCTTCCGACTACGAACGCTACCTGCGCACGGACGAACTCCTGGCTCTGCAGAAGCCGGCGTCGGACATGCTGCATCCCGACGAACTCACTTTCCAGGTGACGCACCAGAGCTCCGAGCTCCTGCTGAAGGCCGTGGCCTGGGAGATGGAGCGCGCCCGGCAGGCTCTCGCGCAGGGCGACTACGGCAATGCCGCCCGCCTGATGCGCCGCGCCAACTTCATCCTCGATTTCCCCGTCGGCCAGCTCCACATCCTGGAGACCATCACGCCTTACGAGTACCAGGTGATCCGCGCCGGCCTGGGACACGGCAGCGGGCTGGATTCGCCCGGCTTCTCCGCGCTGCTGCACATCGGGCCGCGCCTGGGCGAGGCGTTCTTCGCCGAACTCGACCGCCTCGGGCTCTCGGTCGAGCAGCTTTACAAACGGCACGCCGAGTTCTTCGGCCTGCACGAGGTCGCTGAATGCATGCTCGATTTCGACGAGCGCGTCCAGCTCTTCCGCTATCACCACTTGAAGCTCGCCCAGCGCATCATTGGCGGCGGCGTCATCGGCACCATGGGCACGCCCGTCGAAGTTCTCCGCCAGCGCATGGAGCACATCTTCTTCAAGCCGCTCTGGGACGTGCGCAACGAGATCACCGCCCGCGTCAATGCCGAACGCCAGAAGGAAACCTCCGGCCACGGCGAAGCGCCCCGCTACTGA
- a CDS encoding TolC family protein codes for MKAIRVLVYLLAATALCRAQADDPYAPVAALLPQPHAERQPAARPMTLEELEAAALVNNPEVRAAARRVAVLEARQPAAGALDDPWFMYRGWGVPLERPWDFNQAQNMFMLGRTLPGPGKRDLRSQVASRDVEVARAELEAVRRAVAAEVRKAFYELLLNADQLRLHDQQVALARQGIESARIKYVVGRVPQQDVLKAQIALTRLVDHLVMLEQEGSLARVRLNALLGRDPAAPLEVAGSYAPLAGLPSVAELQRRALERRPELVAARAAVQRSQAARRLADKAYSPDYNLSAGYMLQPDGSRFRNSYMAELSINLPWLNRRKHDAEIATAQAELSLQETEYESRRVTVFREIQEALVRARSAEKLVRLYRDTLRPQARAVLQATAAAYETDRTDFLNLLDGQNTTIDVEVSYFRALAEFEARIADLERAVGAPLPRGTSARVAESEPEVNP; via the coding sequence ATGAAAGCGATCCGTGTCCTTGTGTACCTGCTCGCGGCTACCGCCTTGTGTCGCGCCCAGGCGGATGACCCCTATGCCCCGGTGGCGGCCCTGCTGCCGCAGCCGCATGCGGAGCGCCAGCCCGCAGCTCGGCCTATGACGCTCGAGGAGCTGGAAGCGGCGGCGCTCGTCAACAATCCCGAGGTCCGGGCCGCGGCCCGTCGCGTGGCTGTGCTGGAGGCGCGCCAGCCCGCTGCCGGCGCGCTCGACGACCCCTGGTTCATGTATCGCGGCTGGGGCGTCCCGCTCGAGCGTCCGTGGGACTTCAACCAGGCGCAGAACATGTTCATGCTCGGGCGCACCTTGCCCGGGCCCGGCAAGCGCGACCTGCGCTCTCAGGTGGCCTCCCGCGACGTTGAAGTCGCCCGCGCCGAGCTCGAAGCAGTCCGGCGCGCAGTCGCGGCCGAAGTCCGCAAGGCCTTCTACGAACTGCTCCTTAATGCGGACCAGTTGCGTCTGCACGACCAGCAGGTGGCGCTGGCACGGCAGGGCATCGAGTCGGCCCGCATCAAGTACGTGGTCGGACGTGTGCCTCAGCAGGACGTCCTCAAGGCGCAGATTGCTCTCACCCGCCTGGTGGACCACCTGGTGATGCTCGAGCAGGAGGGCTCCCTCGCCCGCGTCCGGCTGAACGCGCTGCTCGGCCGCGACCCGGCGGCTCCGCTCGAGGTCGCGGGCTCCTACGCGCCGCTCGCCGGGCTTCCCTCCGTTGCCGAACTGCAACGGCGGGCCCTCGAACGCCGGCCGGAGCTGGTGGCCGCGCGCGCCGCTGTTCAGCGCAGCCAGGCAGCACGCAGGCTGGCCGATAAAGCCTATTCCCCGGACTACAACCTCTCCGCCGGATACATGCTCCAACCGGATGGCTCCCGCTTCCGCAACTCGTACATGGCGGAACTCTCCATCAACCTGCCCTGGCTCAACCGCCGCAAACATGATGCCGAGATCGCCACCGCGCAGGCCGAACTGAGCTTGCAGGAGACGGAGTACGAAAGCCGGCGGGTCACAGTCTTCCGCGAGATCCAGGAAGCCCTGGTTCGAGCGCGCTCCGCCGAAAAACTTGTCCGGCTCTACCGCGACACCCTGCGGCCGCAGGCGCGCGCCGTGCTCCAGGCCACGGCCGCCGCCTACGAGACCGACCGCACAGACTTCCTCAACCTGCTCGACGGCCAGAACACCACCATCGATGTGGAGGTCTCCTACTTCCGCGCGCTGGCCGAGTTCGAAGCCCGCATCGCCGACCTGGAGCGAGCCGTGGGCGCGCCGCTGCCCCGCGGCACGAGCGCCCGTGTCGCTGAGTCCGAGCCGGAGGTGAACCCATGA
- a CDS encoding SpoIIE family protein phosphatase yields the protein MSSAAPILTPTPTPSGRSGAFPVLVFVQGGEQRQITLDHTPFTVGRKTDKNLVIADARVSRDHAEIIAEGGDFFVVDVGSKHGTFVNGQRVERRKLMPDDRIEFGMRDGAFVLFNPAGTQASTAREFLSQIHGLQVRADASDLEKLTLFLNAARKLNTSGVLEEVLITLIETTLRVTGAERGYVFLRQPDGSLKLAAGRNAKGQTLVDDSTISHSIVEEAAHSASSFLVTDTTKNSALAGRQSIVAYDLRTVICIPLRRGSMQQQAGGDATTLGVLYMDSRFTSKDISNVSQDILGAIATEAASLVENANLAAAEEQARRLQQEMAIAAAIQQRLMSVTIPEVPFASLNARNLPCRDIGGDFFDVVMTKDGLTVVITDVCGKGVSAAILASILQGMIYAQAVAGVPLHEIVTGANRFLCEKSIGEKYATVFVARLSPSGELEFVNCGHVPPVLVSNGSVARIEESNLPVGLLHEASYQAGQRKLAPGDRLVLVTDGVTEAENSQGEFFGDERLERAAASENAFDNLFSSIREFCRETPLGDDCTVVELIYRA from the coding sequence ATGTCTTCGGCTGCGCCCATTCTGACGCCCACGCCTACGCCTTCCGGCCGCTCCGGCGCGTTCCCCGTGCTGGTGTTCGTGCAGGGCGGCGAGCAGCGGCAGATCACGCTCGATCACACTCCGTTCACCGTGGGCCGCAAGACGGATAAGAACCTGGTCATCGCGGACGCGCGCGTTTCCCGCGACCACGCCGAGATCATCGCCGAGGGCGGCGACTTCTTCGTAGTCGACGTCGGCTCCAAGCACGGCACCTTCGTCAACGGCCAGCGCGTGGAGCGCCGCAAGCTCATGCCCGACGACCGCATCGAGTTCGGCATGCGCGACGGCGCGTTCGTGCTCTTCAATCCCGCCGGCACGCAGGCCTCCACCGCCCGCGAGTTCCTGAGCCAGATCCACGGCTTGCAGGTGCGCGCCGACGCCAGCGACCTGGAAAAGCTCACGCTCTTCCTCAACGCCGCTCGCAAGCTCAACACCTCGGGCGTGCTGGAAGAAGTGCTGATCACGCTCATCGAGACCACGTTGCGCGTCACCGGCGCCGAGCGCGGCTACGTCTTCCTGCGCCAGCCCGACGGTTCGCTGAAGCTGGCCGCGGGCCGCAACGCCAAGGGCCAGACGCTGGTGGATGACAGCACCATCTCGCACTCCATCGTCGAGGAGGCCGCCCATTCAGCTTCCTCCTTCCTGGTGACCGATACCACCAAGAACAGCGCGCTGGCCGGCCGCCAGAGCATCGTGGCCTACGACCTGCGCACTGTCATCTGTATCCCCTTGCGGCGCGGCTCCATGCAGCAGCAGGCCGGCGGCGACGCGACCACTCTCGGCGTCCTTTACATGGACAGCCGCTTCACCTCCAAGGACATCTCCAACGTCAGCCAGGACATTCTGGGCGCGATCGCGACCGAAGCCGCGTCGCTGGTGGAGAACGCCAACCTGGCCGCCGCCGAGGAGCAGGCCCGCCGCCTGCAACAGGAGATGGCCATCGCCGCCGCCATCCAGCAGCGGCTGATGTCGGTCACCATCCCGGAGGTCCCGTTCGCCAGCCTGAACGCGCGCAATCTTCCCTGCCGCGATATCGGCGGCGACTTCTTCGACGTGGTGATGACCAAAGACGGACTGACCGTGGTCATCACCGACGTCTGCGGCAAAGGCGTCTCGGCCGCCATCCTGGCTTCCATTCTTCAGGGCATGATCTACGCTCAGGCCGTGGCCGGCGTGCCGCTGCACGAGATCGTCACCGGCGCCAACCGTTTTCTGTGCGAAAAGTCGATCGGCGAAAAGTACGCCACCGTTTTCGTCGCCCGTCTCAGTCCGTCCGGCGAGCTGGAGTTTGTGAATTGTGGACACGTTCCGCCGGTGCTGGTTTCCAACGGCAGTGTCGCGCGCATCGAAGAGTCTAATCTGCCGGTGGGCCTGCTGCACGAAGCGTCCTATCAAGCCGGGCAGCGCAAGCTCGCGCCCGGCGACCGTCTCGTCCTGGTCACCGATGGAGTCACGGAAGCTGAGAACAGCCAGGGCGAATTCTTCGGCGATGAGCGCCTGGAGCGCGCTGCCGCCAGCGAGAACGCATTCGACAACCTCTTCTCCTCCATCCGCGAATTCTGTCGCGAGACGCCTCTGGGCGACGACTGCACGGTCGTCGAGCTGATCTATCGTGCGTAG
- a CDS encoding VOC family protein gives MPPKVGYSTPLLHVAEIERSIRFYGLLGFVTVDTDRCDPLGWARVHCEGGAVMFLRAEEEVDPSAQAVFLYMYTPDLAGLREHLLAIGVRVPPIKHPPYMPSGEITIADPDGYTIFVGHWGASEQEAWEKRIGAKT, from the coding sequence ATGCCGCCGAAAGTCGGTTATTCCACTCCCCTGCTCCACGTCGCGGAGATCGAGAGGTCGATCCGTTTCTACGGGCTTCTGGGATTCGTGACTGTAGATACCGACCGCTGCGACCCGCTGGGGTGGGCGCGCGTGCATTGTGAGGGCGGTGCGGTGATGTTCCTGAGAGCCGAAGAGGAGGTGGATCCTTCCGCGCAAGCCGTGTTCCTCTACATGTATACCCCCGACCTGGCTGGACTGCGCGAACACTTGCTGGCCATCGGAGTTAGAGTACCGCCAATCAAGCACCCACCGTACATGCCCAGCGGCGAGATCACCATCGCCGACCCCGATGGCTACACCATCTTTGTCGGCCACTGGGGAGCATCGGAACAAGAAGCCTGGGAGAAGCGTATCGGCGCGAAAACGTAG
- a CDS encoding GntR family transcriptional regulator: MIFQINYKSGKPIYLQLVDQIKAAAASGALQAGEALPSIRPLAEELRVNRNTIAKAYSELENLGVVETRPGRGCFLKENHASLRKEVRRRLLMEEIDQAIVQAHHLQVPRDEFLELIHERMAALEDKRRANQEG; encoded by the coding sequence ATGATATTCCAGATCAATTACAAGTCGGGCAAGCCGATTTATTTGCAATTGGTGGACCAGATCAAGGCCGCAGCCGCCTCAGGTGCCTTGCAAGCCGGTGAGGCCCTGCCTTCTATCCGGCCGCTGGCCGAGGAACTGCGGGTGAACCGCAACACCATCGCCAAGGCCTATTCCGAACTGGAGAACCTGGGAGTGGTAGAAACGCGGCCGGGCCGAGGCTGCTTCTTGAAGGAAAACCACGCGTCCCTGCGCAAGGAGGTGCGGCGCAGGCTGCTGATGGAGGAGATTGACCAGGCCATCGTGCAAGCGCACCACTTGCAGGTGCCGCGCGATGAGTTCCTGGAACTGATCCATGAAAGAATGGCGGCCCTAGAGGACAAGCGGCGCGCCAATCAGGAGGGCTGA
- a CDS encoding GYD domain-containing protein: protein MATYVILSRFSPEAFREPKDFRKLADAVSSKIRKDCKGVSWKASYATLGRFDVVDVVEADDPRQIEKAAMIIRAYGHSTTETLLATPWKEFLGML, encoded by the coding sequence ATGGCCACCTATGTCATCCTCAGCCGTTTTTCTCCGGAAGCGTTCCGCGAGCCCAAGGATTTCAGGAAGCTGGCCGATGCAGTCTCGTCAAAAATCCGGAAGGACTGCAAGGGCGTGAGCTGGAAGGCCAGCTATGCCACTCTCGGCCGCTTCGACGTCGTGGACGTGGTCGAAGCCGATGATCCCCGGCAGATCGAGAAGGCGGCCATGATCATCCGCGCCTACGGCCACTCCACCACCGAGACCCTGTTGGCTACGCCCTGGAAAGAGTTCCTGGGCATGCTGTAG
- a CDS encoding response regulator, which yields MKGKKTILCVDSNEQALSIRKVILETHGYRVQTATNAAAALPLFQAGGVDLVLADLTLTDTDGARLIEQIKAQSPHTPAILFSNRVRIYERETCADVFLPKGAYSPAEVLERIRHLLARKRGPRRIPASQAAPGAARIGVA from the coding sequence ATGAAAGGCAAGAAAACCATTCTCTGTGTGGACAGCAACGAACAGGCCCTTTCGATCCGCAAAGTCATCCTGGAAACCCACGGCTACCGGGTACAGACCGCCACCAACGCTGCCGCCGCGCTGCCGCTCTTTCAGGCGGGGGGCGTGGACCTGGTGCTGGCCGATCTGACGCTCACCGATACCGACGGCGCCCGGCTGATTGAGCAGATCAAGGCGCAATCGCCGCACACTCCCGCCATCCTGTTCTCCAATCGCGTGCGCATCTACGAGCGCGAGACCTGCGCCGATGTGTTTCTGCCCAAAGGCGCGTACTCGCCGGCCGAGGTGCTGGAGCGCATCCGGCACCTGCTGGCGCGCAAACGCGGCCCGCGGCGCATTCCGGCGTCGCAAGCGGCGCCGGGCGCGGCGCGGATCGGCGTCGCCTGA